GAACTGAATTTCGTTGTTATGGCACCTAACTGACGACTAGCGACAGCAAACCTAGCCAGACACGCGTGCACTAGTCACTGTCATTAGCTGACTGCAGTTAATACTGACAATTATAACATACCCATGTCATATGTGCAGCATTACAGAGCGATAAATCGATCAGTTCATTTGATCAGTTGACGATAAAATGCGAAATCTCTTTCGACGTGACAGAAACCGGAAGAGTTAACTAATATCTCGGTCTTCTTCATTGGATGTGGGACGTGTTGTTGTAATATCATCATGTCATAGCGCCACTAACTGGTCGGATATATAATTGCATTAGTTGATTCCCTGACAAAATAGTGTTTCAAAATCTTTACTGTTCTtttattaagtcaagtcatttttatgtgtatagctcttttcatttacttatttattgttGATTACAGTGGTGGCTTTAACACCATTTAGCATACCATATTGTAGttgggtacaacagggctaaaggcacaccttaaaggAGCAacatgtaacattgacatcaagcatttaaaatggtactgcagtccaaattcaaaatattagagagagttgtctcccccgcccccttcTCCcaagactcgaagctcacgcgggttgccaggttgaggacacgcaacaggaacgagcaaactgacaatggcaagcgacgagccttacactgtaagttgatcagcagatgtatacgtttgcaatgtttttattgtttgcaaatcaTAAAACAGCTCAACAACTTTGAGggcatgttgaagcgggtttcgcctaAGGCACCATACAACAAAATGTTGGATTGTTAGTACCTGAAAaacaatctgaaaaaaaaaaaaaaaaatatatatatatatatatatatatatatatatatatatatatatatatatatatatcacaaatttCTGatacactaacaaaaagtagcataTGTGCTATATGGTaggctactattttttttttttacatataccatggtaataacatagtATTTAGTAATACCATATTACcatatattacagtttttctcagtcgctTTGGTAGATTTCTCAGATCACAAATGAAATTCTCAAAACTACTTGTTCAACCTCCACATCATCTAGTCACTTGTGCACATCACAAACGCaatttctcattattttgaacAAATTGCCAATGCTTTGGTACATTCATGCAATTGATTATGTACAATTGTCTGCTGTTTCCTACATTATCAATTGCTTTTGTCATGTTGATCAGAATATATTATACTGGTTCGCTGTTGAATAGTTTTACTCCCCAAACATCTAGGCATTTGTTCATTGCATAAATCATTAAATGCAAAATGGTTTAACCATAATCTGTCAAGCATATTTTCTATACATTTCTATTAGGCTTTTTTGTAAATGTGCCCTGAATTGATGAATTGCTCTCATGTGAATCTTGACTTTCACTAATGAAGGGGAATTTGTGAAGCGCTAGACCAACCAATGATCAACCAGTTCTCTAAAATAGCTCAGAGGTGCATCTCATGAATGCATCACATTTATCTTTTCTGTATCGCAATGACATTGTACTGTAATTTGTTTACAGACCAACAGTAAAAGCGTAAATGTGAATCCTGTCCAATCTCTTGCAAGCAATATCCCACATACAGTAATGTGTAAATTTGTACTGTTGAAACTTTTATATGCCATACAGAAAAAGTGCCACCTTGTGCATTTTCAATCATTGTCATCAAAACCGTAGCCATAGTTTACATCAGGATATACTGACAAGAGTACACAGTTAGATTGGCAACATGGCTAAGCATTTTGACTATCTTGTTTGTGAACAGTGACACAAGGACTTGTCATTCTGATGGCACTGATATGTTCATtgacataaatatttagttttgagAGATAAGCTAAGGATTTTGAGCAAGTTACAGGCTTTTGCAGGCAATCCATTGTGTGGTGCTGTTTGTAcaaattgttttgagaaatgcacTTACTGGTTTGCAAATGTTAAGGATGATTCGAGAAATGTACCAAAGCGACTGAGAAAATCTGTAGTACCATTTACCATAGTAGGCTACTATGTAAATACCACTGTACATTGTGTCTTTATCAAAAGGGCTTTGCcctataaaatgtaaacaaaaaatgtttgcATTGCCCATTCTTTGAAATCAATacaatataatttagcaaaacctgtaatacagtaaaagtgCACtgtgatgatagatagatgacagacagacagatagatgtctgacagacagacagacagagagatagatagattgatagatagacagacagattgagaAAGAGTAACACGTGTAGCCCTATTTCATGTATTGTGACAGTACGCATATGTGCGATACTAGTAACACTCGCGGGTTTGCATCAGCGACTGCATGCGCACAAAGCACAACAAATTAAACCAATCTTAATAGGAAAGGGcgtaatttggggggggggggggtgccatAGCAACCGCTTCAAACGTCACAGGGAGGTGTAGGACCCTGCATCTGTATCATAGAAAAAGAATGAGCGAATAGAATGGCGATCATCACGAAATGGGTGGCTAAAAATGGGCCAGGCACAGTGGCCCGGTCGTtgtctctgattggtcagatactATGGGTCGAAATTATAATTgttcaattttacattttcacaacATATTTTCGATCCAGCGGCTATTAAAGTTTCTATGtgccatttttaatgtattaattattgtCAAAACCGCTAGTGAAGTAGCACGCGAACGGCGGAGTCACATTGCatctgttacttttctcaacGCTGGTCATGACGGActaatcacagtcgtttgtgatttcTGGATGAAGcggttttaaaatatattttatagattttaCTGAGGTATATTTGATTTGTATTACATATTTCCAAATACATAAAAGTATAAGAattaaaagattatatattttgacGTAAAAacgagacaaaacaaaaaaaaaactcctaaGATTTACAAACAGCTCAATGAGGAATTCGGCTTTCTGAGCGTCAAAGCGCCCTCTAGAGGAACAAGTTCAGCAACCAATATTTTCAGCAAACTAGGGCAGGCGGAGATTCAGAAAAGAAGAGTGGAGAGGGGATTTGGAAAGCATTTTTCGGCATGCAGATATGAATTGTGCCGCCCGACAATCCATGCATAGAAGTGGGACATTAGTTTCCCAAAACATATTGTTTTGCATCAAAGGACGATACACAGATCATGCGTGAGACGGTACTGCATTGTTCTACAAACTCGTTTTTACTGTGATACTGTCACGGGAGATACAGACAAGGGATGAATTCTCTCCTACCCCGTGGATGCGCCCTAATCGTGTCCAATGGATCTCCCCAGCATCGGCAATACGACCACAGACAGTATGTCTGGATCGGGCTTCATTTTGGAGATAGTCACCATCAAACCTGTTCTAAACAGTCTGACCACTCAGGCCAGCGCTGGAAGCAACCACACAGCTGGGGGCGAGATGCACCGCAACACCCCGGTGAGGAGTTTCGAGGGGAACTCGGTTCTCCAGGGGATCGCGGTGGCCGCGCAAGCACTGCTGCTCTTGGCCATATTCTTGCTGTCCAGTCTGGGTAATTCAGCCGTTGTTGTGGTCATAATCAAACACAGACAGCTGAGAACAGTGACCAATGCATTCATTATGTCCCTCTCCCTTTCTGACTTCCTGACGGCCATTCTTTGTTTACCCTTCTCCTTCATGATGCTCTTCAGCAAGAATGGCAGGTGGATGTTTGGGGAGCGCTTCTGCATCGCCAACGGCTTTTTCAACACCTGCTTCGGCATCATCTCCACCCTGACCATGACTCTCATCTCATTTGATCGATATTATGCCATTGTCAGACAGCCACAGGCCAAAATCGGTAGGAGGAGAGCGATTCAGCTCCTGGTGGCCGTTTGGTTATCTGCTATGGTCTTCTCCTTCCCGTGGTACCTGCTTGTGCAGACCTCAGGGCGCATGGTGGTGCACAAACAGGGCTTTTATCATTGCATGTACGTGTTCCATTCGGGCACCTCCAGGATGGGCACTGCCTACAGCGTAGCTTTAATAGTGGTGTGTTACCTCCTCCCATTCGCCCTTATGTGCTTCTGTCACTACAACATCTGTAAAACTGTCCGGCTGTCGGAGATCAGGGTGCGGCCGGTGACCACTTACGCGCACCTGTTGCGCTTCTACAGCGAGATGCGCACCGCAACCACTGTGCTCATCATGATCGTGTTCAGCATCTTCTGCTGGGGGCCCTACTGTCTAATGGGCATCATCACAGCCCTGGGGAACTACTCTTTTAATCCTGCTATGGACACTGTGGCTATTTGGATGGCATGGGCCAATGGTGCCATTAATCCTTTGATTTACGCCATTAGGAACCCGAATATTTCCATGCTGTTGGGCCGGAGCAGGGAGGAGGGCTATAGGACTAGAAACATCGCTGCGTACCTGTCCACGCAGACGCAGCGCAGGGACGCAGTCCGGACGCGGGCGGACCGAATACGGGATCGGTACGTGAGCCGGCACGGCGCGAACAGCCGTCTGTCTTCCTCCAGCCCGGCCAACGGGGGTGAAGTGGCTATGTGGGCCTGTAAGAACCCGGCAGTGTTTTTCTGTAGAGATGCCCATCCTGATACAATCACTGAACCCGCGGTGCCCAAGGTGGAGACGGCTGACACCAGTTTGTAATTGTGGTGTCCAGTCTGTCATTATGTGCTTTCAAATGCAtcatcaaataaataattaaatttaatgTACATTAACAGGCATTATTTGGGTACACGGTGGCCctaaaaagcatttggacacttgaggcacacttaaaatgtattaaaggaacattccgggttcaatacaagttcagctcaatcgacagcatttgtggcataatgttgattaccacaaaaatttattttgacttgcccctcctttaaaaaaaaaaaaaaaaaaaaaaaatcaaggttacagtaaggcacttacaatggaagtgaatgcgggccaatttttggagggtttaaatgcagaaatatgaagcttataatcttataaaagcacttaaattcattcttctgttaaaactcatgtattatttgagctgtaaagttgtttaaatcgaaGTTTTTGCAGTTTTGGGGTTTACGGCGttgtgtcgtcatggcaacaaaattataatattggatataactgtacagagaaaaggttagtaagcactTTCTTCACGTTAAAGTCTTATTAACACAtctatttacgtcttgtggctatacatttgaaaaagtgagtattttaccgtttacggattgacccaattcacttccattgtaagtgcctcataacccagattttttagtttttttaaagaaaaggaggaacgtcaaactaaatttttgtggtaatcaacattctgccacaaatgctgttgattgagcttaacttgtattgaacccggaatattcctttaatgtcatttCATTGTAACCTTTACAAAATTTCAAACCAAGCGGCATCAGCAAATAAATGCTATAGCTTTTCATAGCACTAAATTCACTTTTCTGTGCCATTTGGatttcaccattttttttttttttattttttttactggctggaagtcagttcccctcaagtttacacaggtgtcAGTACAACTACTGgtgtaaatcatatttatttcactaagtttgacaaccataaagtgcccaaatactttttgtctttattttaaacactatatattttgttttatcatttaagtgCATCATTTCTGtcccaccaaatggaattgcaaaaataaatattgttttcaaaccACTTTTCCGAACGCTCCCCCTTTCTGCTGTTTGTCAGACAAACAGATAATAAGATAATCCGCTGGATGGGTCGCTCAAACAAACTAAGCCATTTTTGGAGTGGACTCCAAAAATGGCTTAGTTTGTTTGagcgagtttcacagtttgaggaATTCAGCCTATGAATGgcttttaacattgaaaaagttacaaactccagctttaaaataaatattgcttggtttgatattttgcaatGCGGTGCATTcctacattttaaagtgttttttgtttgtttgtttattttctctcaaatttggaatgcccaattcccaaagcgctctaagtcctcgtggtggcgtagtgactcacctcaatccgggtggcggaggacgaatctcagttgcctccgtatctgagaccgtcaatccatgcatcttatcacgtggcttgttgagcgcgttaccgcggagacgaagcgctattctccacagcattcacacacaactcaccacgtgccccaccgagagcgagaaccacacataatggcgaccacaaggaggttaccccatgtgactctaccctccctagcaaccgggccaatttggttgcttaggagacctggctggagtcactcagcacaccctggattcgaacttgtgactccagtggtggtagtcagtgtcagtactcgctgagcttcccaggccccccatttttatgtgttttaagtgtccaaatacattttggggccactgtataaagTTCA
This Myxocyprinus asiaticus isolate MX2 ecotype Aquarium Trade chromosome 20, UBuf_Myxa_2, whole genome shotgun sequence DNA region includes the following protein-coding sequences:
- the LOC127411193 gene encoding G-protein coupled receptor 135-like — its product is MDLPSIGNTTTDSMSGSGFILEIVTIKPVLNSLTTQASAGSNHTAGGEMHRNTPVRSFEGNSVLQGIAVAAQALLLLAIFLLSSLGNSAVVVVIIKHRQLRTVTNAFIMSLSLSDFLTAILCLPFSFMMLFSKNGRWMFGERFCIANGFFNTCFGIISTLTMTLISFDRYYAIVRQPQAKIGRRRAIQLLVAVWLSAMVFSFPWYLLVQTSGRMVVHKQGFYHCMYVFHSGTSRMGTAYSVALIVVCYLLPFALMCFCHYNICKTVRLSEIRVRPVTTYAHLLRFYSEMRTATTVLIMIVFSIFCWGPYCLMGIITALGNYSFNPAMDTVAIWMAWANGAINPLIYAIRNPNISMLLGRSREEGYRTRNIAAYLSTQTQRRDAVRTRADRIRDRYVSRHGANSRLSSSSPANGGEVAMWACKNPAVFFCRDAHPDTITEPAVPKVETADTSL